Proteins co-encoded in one Sediminispirochaeta bajacaliforniensis DSM 16054 genomic window:
- a CDS encoding PspA/IM30 family protein: protein MGFFQRFRRMIKSNLNEMISKAEDPEKMLDQVIVDMNRQMIESKKSVAGAIADEKKLERQLNQTIAAAREWEEKAKLAVRAGKDDLAKEALLRKQEYMGEAAQYREQLEGQHDSVEKLKQSLRQLQQKIDEAQRKRNLLIARAKRAKAQQKMQETIKGINQNSAFEAFDRLSEKVDRMEAENEAYEELDAPVKDDLERQFEALEDGRGTSADLLLEDLKQRMKHEEPS from the coding sequence ATGGGGTTCTTCCAACGATTCAGACGAATGATTAAATCTAATCTGAACGAAATGATCAGCAAGGCCGAAGATCCGGAAAAAATGCTTGATCAGGTTATCGTCGATATGAATCGGCAGATGATCGAATCGAAAAAAAGTGTTGCCGGTGCCATTGCCGATGAAAAGAAACTTGAGCGTCAATTGAATCAAACCATTGCTGCCGCTAGGGAATGGGAAGAAAAGGCAAAGCTTGCGGTACGGGCAGGGAAAGACGATCTTGCCAAGGAAGCTCTTTTACGGAAGCAAGAGTATATGGGAGAGGCCGCCCAGTATCGGGAGCAACTTGAGGGCCAGCATGACTCGGTGGAGAAGCTGAAGCAGAGCCTTCGCCAGCTTCAACAAAAAATCGATGAAGCCCAGAGGAAAAGAAATCTTCTGATTGCCAGGGCAAAGCGGGCCAAGGCTCAGCAGAAAATGCAGGAGACGATCAAGGGCATTAATCAGAACAGTGCCTTTGAAGCGTTTGATCGACTCAGCGAAAAGGTCGACCGCATGGAGGCCGAGAACGAAGCGTATGAAGAATTGGATGCCCCGGTCAAGGATGATCTGGAGCGCCAGTTCGAAGCCTTGGAAGACGGTAGAGGCACGAGTGCCGACCTGTTGCTGGAGGATCTTAAGCAGCGGATGAAGCATGAAGAACCATCGTAA
- a CDS encoding type III secretion system chaperone family protein: MNAVERYLLNLDLNYEEVAAKTYIIHEPEKGLENVAVMLDDPLVIVQVKVMDVPSSGRERFFRTLLNLNATDLIHGAYGVNGDEVILIDTLRSATMDLEEFQACLDAIGLALSQHYRILSDFR, from the coding sequence ATGAACGCAGTGGAGCGTTACCTTCTAAACCTTGATCTGAATTATGAAGAGGTTGCTGCAAAAACCTATATTATTCATGAGCCCGAAAAAGGACTTGAGAATGTTGCGGTTATGCTTGATGACCCCTTGGTGATTGTGCAGGTTAAGGTGATGGATGTTCCGTCTTCCGGCCGGGAACGATTTTTCAGGACATTATTAAACCTCAACGCAACCGATTTGATCCATGGCGCCTACGGTGTCAACGGGGACGAGGTTATTCTGATAGACACCCTTCGTTCGGCTACCATGGATCTCGAAGAATTTCAGGCCTGTCTTGATGCGATCGGTCTGGCTCTTTCGCAGCATTACCGAATTCTGTCGGATTTCCGATAA
- a CDS encoding STAS domain-containing protein, producing MNNNDIVPGFDDEKDDSLKIRLQKVDDVEGCLVLYLTGYIDTYNSNFFQKRVTKAVEHNFTRLIFNCGGLNYVSSTGIGSFTAFLKAVKPRGGDLVLLEIQPKVYEVFQLLGFSQFFNIKDNLNEAVEFFSSEGKSGATDVFPKIFQCPICSKKLKATKSGRFRCSECKTILAIDNAGQVFLG from the coding sequence ATGAATAATAACGATATTGTACCCGGATTCGATGATGAAAAAGACGATAGTCTTAAAATACGGCTGCAGAAGGTGGATGATGTTGAAGGGTGCCTGGTTCTCTATCTGACCGGCTATATTGATACCTACAATTCCAACTTCTTTCAGAAACGGGTAACGAAAGCAGTTGAGCACAATTTTACCAGGCTGATTTTCAACTGTGGCGGACTTAACTATGTTTCCAGTACCGGTATTGGATCTTTCACTGCTTTCCTCAAGGCGGTAAAGCCACGGGGGGGAGATTTGGTTCTGCTGGAGATCCAGCCGAAGGTCTATGAGGTATTTCAGCTGCTTGGGTTCAGCCAGTTTTTCAATATTAAAGATAATCTGAATGAAGCCGTCGAATTCTTTTCTTCGGAAGGGAAGAGTGGTGCGACGGATGTCTTCCCCAAGATTTTCCAATGCCCTATCTGCAGCAAAAAGCTCAAGGCGACAAAATCCGGAAGATTCCGCTGTAGCGAATGTAAGACGATCCTTGCCATCGATAACGCGGGGCAAGTTTTTCTGGGATAG
- a CDS encoding sigma-54-dependent transcriptional regulator, which produces MTTILYIDDDLHDGEVVHSMLFGYHVVLARNGTAGLEAYYRLMPDIVILDILLPDMNGLELLDRLPTGCEQHPEIIALSGVADPGLAQEVRRRGVKKFLRKPIESKILKDAINELLRGNGAERHGQLEEHPPEYTFLDESENALSVKSPAFASIIGSSMIISRLKDRAHRYARCSFPVLILGESGTGKELFAKSIHELSRRCKDPFIILNCAALPDTLIESELFGTEAGAFTGAVNRAGGFELANGGTLFLDEIGELSPSGQAKLLRILEEKVVYRLGSRRGRKIDVRFVAATNKDLFLRAEGGMFRKDLFYRISGLELHIPPLRERKEDIEELSDVILRKGVEGGEANRHYRLSAAALARLRAHHWPGNVRELEHVLHRAMLHSDSAVIEAAHLEGSRNGRDYASLPVDEKQLPLF; this is translated from the coding sequence ATGACTACGATTCTCTATATTGACGACGACCTGCATGATGGCGAAGTTGTTCATTCCATGCTGTTCGGTTACCATGTAGTTCTTGCCAGAAACGGTACGGCTGGGCTTGAAGCCTATTATCGCCTTATGCCGGATATTGTCATTCTCGACATACTTTTGCCCGATATGAACGGCTTGGAATTGCTTGATCGCTTGCCTACCGGTTGTGAACAGCATCCCGAAATTATTGCCCTTTCAGGTGTCGCCGATCCTGGTCTTGCTCAGGAGGTCCGACGGCGGGGTGTGAAGAAGTTTTTAAGAAAACCCATAGAGAGTAAAATACTCAAAGATGCCATCAACGAGTTGCTTAGAGGCAATGGAGCGGAGCGCCACGGGCAGCTGGAGGAACATCCTCCTGAATATACTTTTCTGGATGAAAGTGAGAACGCCTTGAGCGTGAAAAGTCCCGCATTTGCTTCGATTATTGGTTCTTCGATGATAATTTCCCGGTTGAAGGATCGGGCACATCGTTATGCCCGCTGCTCTTTTCCTGTTCTCATCCTCGGAGAGAGCGGGACCGGTAAGGAGCTTTTTGCAAAGAGTATTCATGAACTTTCCAGACGATGCAAAGATCCTTTCATCATTCTTAATTGTGCAGCACTCCCCGACACTTTGATCGAGTCGGAACTTTTCGGTACCGAAGCCGGGGCCTTCACCGGAGCGGTCAATCGGGCCGGAGGATTCGAGCTGGCAAACGGTGGAACCCTTTTTCTCGATGAAATCGGTGAGCTCTCGCCTTCCGGGCAGGCGAAACTCCTTCGTATCTTGGAAGAGAAGGTGGTATATAGGCTTGGGTCAAGACGGGGGAGAAAGATCGATGTCCGTTTTGTTGCTGCCACGAATAAGGATCTATTTTTGCGTGCCGAGGGGGGAATGTTTCGGAAGGATCTCTTCTATCGGATTTCCGGTCTCGAATTGCATATTCCCCCGCTTCGGGAACGGAAAGAAGATATAGAAGAACTTTCAGATGTGATTCTCCGCAAAGGGGTTGAAGGAGGTGAGGCAAATAGACATTATCGCCTTTCAGCGGCGGCCTTGGCACGGCTTAGGGCCCATCATTGGCCGGGAAATGTAAGGGAACTGGAACACGTTCTTCATCGTGCCATGCTTCATAGCGATTCGGCAGTAATCGAAGCAGCTCATTTGGAAGGTTCTCGTAATGGCAGGGACTATGCTTCTTTACCTGTGGATGAAAAGCAGCTCCCTCTTTTTTGA
- a CDS encoding HD domain-containing protein gives MDPVECLAEAGHNSAYVLWSALDGYFGSDSSSGYQIACTEATLPQLAGMPGSLEFPGSEWADAIWYPMGRESGVMLRCVDALDVAPPSTVIQGRLLRMPGKAWYRDPFGCYPLLRNSQLSVDFEDEGSWLDAAEIAIYLSRYDYQLPEKGFGPKRFTGLKLLPGEQRMLLMLMLGGEHPGRGLRFLFDCGFIEEHWPLFLSMARTHQSKDFHPEGNVWDHTLATLVHRKKADSELGLALLLHDCGKPSSHRSEGNQFHRHAQIGAAAAVRFLRSLEFDEEVIGRIHYLVANHMVPSFLSASPPPSIAEVLDHELFPLLLELFRCDISSSFRGPEPYYQACKLYRNWKRKRRV, from the coding sequence ATGGATCCTGTCGAATGCCTTGCCGAGGCCGGTCATAATAGCGCCTACGTTCTCTGGAGTGCCCTGGATGGCTATTTTGGCAGTGATAGTTCTTCTGGCTACCAAATTGCTTGCACCGAGGCAACGCTTCCTCAGCTTGCGGGCATGCCGGGATCTCTCGAATTCCCCGGCTCGGAATGGGCCGATGCCATATGGTATCCGATGGGACGGGAAAGTGGAGTTATGCTTCGTTGTGTTGATGCTCTCGATGTTGCTCCTCCCAGCACCGTAATACAGGGCCGTTTGTTACGTATGCCGGGGAAGGCGTGGTATCGAGACCCCTTTGGGTGCTATCCTCTCCTCCGAAACTCGCAGCTTAGTGTGGATTTTGAGGATGAAGGAAGTTGGCTTGATGCTGCGGAGATTGCCATCTATCTCTCACGATATGATTATCAACTGCCCGAGAAGGGGTTCGGTCCAAAGCGCTTTACCGGCCTGAAATTGCTTCCGGGTGAGCAACGGATGCTTTTGATGCTGATGCTTGGCGGTGAGCACCCGGGTAGAGGCCTTCGTTTCCTTTTTGACTGTGGCTTTATCGAAGAACATTGGCCGCTCTTTCTCAGTATGGCAAGGACACATCAAAGCAAGGATTTTCATCCGGAAGGTAATGTGTGGGACCATACACTTGCCACACTTGTGCACCGAAAGAAGGCGGATTCCGAGCTGGGGCTGGCTCTTTTACTTCATGACTGCGGAAAACCCTCTTCTCACCGGTCGGAGGGTAATCAATTTCACCGACATGCACAGATAGGAGCCGCTGCTGCGGTTCGTTTTCTTCGTTCGCTTGAGTTCGATGAAGAAGTGATCGGCCGCATTCATTATCTGGTCGCGAATCATATGGTTCCCTCGTTTTTGTCTGCCTCTCCGCCTCCTTCTATTGCCGAAGTACTCGACCATGAACTCTTTCCTCTGCTTCTTGAGCTTTTTCGCTGTGATATTTCTTCGTCATTTCGGGGGCCCGAACCCTATTATCAGGCGTGCAAGTTGTATCGTAATTGGAAAAGAAAGCGTAGGGTTTGA
- the dcd gene encoding dCTP deaminase, protein MILSGNEIKKKLGKHIIIEPYNERQLNPNSYNLRLHNKLVVYRDRLLDMKRDNPADEITIPQEGLTLEPGRLYLGRTIEYTETHHAVPMLEGRSSVGRLGLFIHVTAGFGDVGFRGYWTLEIFCVQPIVIYPAVEICQIYYHQISEDHIEYTDGKYQANSGIQTSQLFKDFGTVPNPGDS, encoded by the coding sequence ATGATTCTCTCGGGAAACGAAATCAAAAAAAAGCTCGGAAAGCATATCATCATTGAACCATACAATGAAAGGCAGCTGAATCCGAATAGCTACAATCTTAGGCTTCATAACAAATTGGTGGTCTATCGAGATCGGCTTTTGGATATGAAGCGTGATAACCCTGCAGACGAAATAACCATTCCGCAGGAAGGTCTTACCCTGGAACCCGGCAGGTTATACCTAGGAAGGACCATCGAATATACCGAAACCCACCATGCCGTCCCCATGCTCGAGGGGCGCTCTTCCGTTGGAAGGCTGGGATTGTTCATCCATGTCACGGCAGGTTTCGGCGATGTCGGATTTCGGGGATATTGGACACTGGAAATTTTCTGTGTTCAACCCATTGTCATTTATCCCGCAGTTGAGATTTGCCAAATTTACTATCACCAGATTTCCGAAGATCATATCGAATATACAGACGGTAAATATCAGGCAAATAGCGGTATTCAGACAAGCCAGCTTTTTAAGGATTTCGGCACTGTTCCGAATCCCGGCGATTCGTAG